A genomic segment from Eubalaena glacialis isolate mEubGla1 chromosome 16, mEubGla1.1.hap2.+ XY, whole genome shotgun sequence encodes:
- the EXOSC8 gene encoding exosome complex component RRP43: MAAGFKTVEPLEYYRRFLKENCRPDGRELGEFRTTTVNIGSIGTADGSSLVKLGNTTVICGIKAEFGAPPTDAPDKGYVVPNVDLSPLCSWRFRSGPPGEEAQVASQFIADVIENSQVIQKEDLCISPGKLAWVLYCDLICLNHDGNILDACTFALLAALKNVQLPEVTINEETALAEVNLKKKSYLNIRTHPVATSFAVFDDTLLIVDPTEEEENLATGTLTVVMDEEGKLCCLHKPGGSGVTGAKLQDCMSRAVTRHKEVKKLMDEVFKSMKPK; encoded by the exons ATGGCTGCCGGGTTCAA AACTGTGGAACCCCTGGAGTATTACAGGAGATTTTTG aaagagAATTGCCGTCCTGATGGAAGAGAACTTGGTGAATTCAGAACCACAACTGTCAACATAG GTTCAATTGGTACTGCAGATGGTTCTTCTTTAGTGAAGCTGGGAAATACTACAGTAATTTGTGGAATTAAAGCG GAATTTGGAGCACCACCAACAGATGCCCCTGATAAAGGATATGTTG TTCCTAATGTGGATCTATCACCTCTGTGTTCCTGGAGATTTCGGTCTGGACCTCCTGGAGAAGAGGCCCAGGTGGCTAGCCAGTTCATTGCAGATGTCATTGAAAA TTCACAGGTAATTCAGAAAGAGGACTTATGTATCTCTCCAGGAAAG CTTGCTTGGGTTCTATACTGTGATCTCATTTGCCTCAATCATGATGGAAACATTTTGGATGCTTGCACCTTTGCTTTGTTAGCAGCTTTGAAAAATG TACAGTTGCCTGAAGtaactataaatgaagaaactgcttTAGCAGAAgttaatttaaagaagaaaagttatTTGAATATTAGAACTCATCCAGTTGCAACTTCCTTTGCTGTGTTTGATGA cactcTGCTTATAGTTGACCCTACTGAAGAGGAGGAAAACCTGGCAACTGGAACCTTAACAGTAGTAATGGACGAGGAAGGCAAGCTATGTTGTCTTCACAAACCAG GTGGAAGTGGAGTGACTGGAGCTAAACTTCAAGATTGTATGAGCCGAGCagttacaagacacaaagaagtaaaaaaacTGATGGATGAAGTATTTAAGAGTATgaaacccaaataa